A part of Desulfatiglans anilini DSM 4660 genomic DNA contains:
- the wrbA gene encoding NAD(P)H:quinone oxidoreductase, translating into MKILVVYYSLYGHVLQLARAVEKGAAGVAGVEAVVRRVPEFPDVREEIQKSEHARAVWEQHKDIPECTLEDLAEAEGILFGTPTRYGNMVAQMKRLIDRTPGLWMQGAFEGKPAGIITSTASTHGGQETTPFTMMAPLLHLGMLIVGVPYSTPGMLHNEARGGSPYGPSTIAGQKNELKPAPEDLQIAEVLGRRVAEIALKLRG; encoded by the coding sequence ATGAAGATTCTGGTCGTGTATTATTCATTGTATGGTCACGTGCTCCAATTGGCGCGCGCGGTGGAAAAGGGCGCGGCCGGGGTGGCCGGCGTCGAAGCGGTCGTGCGCCGCGTCCCCGAATTCCCGGATGTCAGGGAAGAGATCCAGAAGTCGGAGCATGCGAGGGCCGTCTGGGAGCAGCACAAGGACATCCCCGAATGCACCCTTGAAGATCTCGCCGAAGCGGAAGGCATCCTCTTCGGCACCCCGACGCGGTACGGCAACATGGTGGCCCAGATGAAGCGTCTCATCGACCGGACGCCGGGACTCTGGATGCAAGGAGCCTTCGAAGGCAAGCCCGCCGGGATCATCACCTCGACCGCCTCGACCCACGGTGGGCAGGAAACGACGCCCTTTACGATGATGGCGCCGCTGCTGCATCTCGGGATGCTGATCGTGGGCGTACCGTACTCCACCCCCGGAATGCTCCACAATGAGGCCCGCGGGGGGTCGCCTTACGGGCCGTCGACCATCGCCGGCCAGAAAAATGAACTCAAACCGGCGCCCGAAGACCTCCAGATCGCAGAGGTCCTCGGGCGCCGGGTCGCAGAAATCGCCTTGAAGCTCAGAGGGTAG